From the genome of Verrucomicrobiota bacterium:
AAGCCAATCCCCTTTACCGCGACCTCCCCGGCGGAACCCGCTCCCAAGAAAGGGAAGCGCAATAAAAACAAATAGTCCGAAGCGGTTGGCGTAAGTAATACCATTTCCAGTTTGTAACTGCACCATTCAAACCGCTCAGGCGTACGCCTTGTCATCGTACCGCAGGTTTCCAAACCTGCTGTGTCGCCGACTTCCCAGTCGGCTTACCTTTAATTGCACAACCACTCGCTGATTGGTAATCGTGCAATTGCATGGTGAAAATAGTATTACTCGCCCCTTCCAGCTCCTGACTCCAAGCTCCTATCTTCTTCAGATTTATTTTCGTGGGCGAACGTTGGAGCCAGTATGACCAGCCCGACTCGCGTTATCTGTGGTTGCCCGTGCCCTTCACCAATATTGGTTTCAAAGTGCCATAGCGCGATGCCTGGAGCCTGGGCAATCACTGATCCTGGCGTCCGCAGCCAAAGCAATCAGAACATTTTTTCCAATCTCTTTACCTGGTCGTGCAGCGCCGGAGCATTTAATTGAGCTGGCATCTTGCGTGCGGTCAAATCATTGGGATACTCAATATTGTATTCGATGCGGAACTCGCGCGATTGCTTGGCCGCAAGATTCAGCTCCCAGTGCAGCAAACCTTTGGCGTCCGGTTTGCCGTCCGGTGAAATCCTGATGCCTGAGACTTTCACCTCATCGTTTTCAGAGACCGGCACCCGCTCGCTTAATTGCACCACAGCGGGTTGATCCGAAAAGTTTTCAACCGTGACCAGGAACGATGCCGTCACCTTGGTGCGGGTGCCGCTGCGCTTCAGTTCGCTGCGCTTCTTGTCCAGGGTGCGGGATAACTTGAGATGATCCGCCACGCCCAGGTAGAGCGAAAACGGCTCGCCCGGCGCCACAAAATCCACCTCCGTAAGGCCCAGGAATGCCCCTTCCAGAAACAGCGAGACTTTGCCGGGCAGGAAAGGTTGCCGCGTGCTATTGGTCAGATCCGCAATGCGGGCGGCATTCAGGGAAAGTTCCGGCGAGGCCAGGATGCGCTGCTGGGCGGGCAGATCGGTATGGCCAATGGGGACACGCACCGGGCGTCCGTCCGTGCGGATGGTCTGGGTGCTCAGGGCCGGGAAGTGCGCCGTGGTGCCGCGCTGTTGCAGCGTTTCAAACACCTGCTCCATCTTCCCGGCATTGCCGATCAGCAGCACCTGGTTGTCCGCGTACTCCTGCTGCAGCGCGGCGTCGTTGTTGTTGGCGTTGAACCAGAGCCCGTTCTGTGCCGTAAAATTTTTTCGGGCCAGCGAGAACGAATCCACCGAACTTTTTGCCACCCGCGCCACATGGCGTCCACCGCCCACCCAGAGGGCATCCAGTTCCGGAATCTTCATCGTTTCGGTGGAGCCGCGCGAGGACAATCCCAGTTTCACATTATTCCAATCCTCACCGCTGGTCTGCCGGACCACCGCATAGGAAGCCACGCTCACCGGCCGACCATCCAGGCTGGCGCGCAATTCATGCACCGGTTCCCAGGTAGCTCCCGGCAGCATATATGCCAGGGCCATGGCGGCTTTCCCGGCGCGGCCACTGGCGGTGACCACCACGGTGCGTTGTTCCAATTGGGAACGCTGCCGCAGTTCTTCCAGCCGGTGCTGGCGCGCGTTCAATTCCGGTTGCAGATCGCGCTTCTTCTTTTCCAACTCCCGTTTGGCCAGCGCCACTTTGCGCAGTGAACCGGTCACAAACTCCACGGTGGCCTGATATTCGGTCGGTTTGACTTCCCGAACGGCGCTGTCCTTGGGCAGCTTCTCCAGCGAAAATAGTTTCATGGCATCCACCTGTTTGGTCTGGGCTTCCAGCACCGCGCGCTCATCGTCCAGCGCTGCAATTTGGTCGGTAATCTCCTGGACGGACTCTTCTGCTTTCCGAAACTCCTCGTCGCTGGCCCGGGCCAGGTAAGTACGGTGAATCTGCACGTCCAGCACCTGGCCCACATCCGGTGGGACCAAACTGACGCGGATGGACCCTTCGTCAATCCATCCCGGCAATTTGGCAAAGGCATATTGCGCAGCCTCCTGGCCCAGGGTAGCCGTGCCCTGCCGGGTCACTTGGGCGCGATCCGCGTACACGGTGACTTCGGTGATTTTGGAATCGACCGGTTTGGCGCTGTCCCCTTCCGCAGTAGCGGGATCGGCGGCTAACAGCCAACCGGCTTGCATGGCAAGTATGGCCCCGACGAAACGAATGGCGTTCATGCCAAATAGCCTGCTCAAAAAGCCCATAAATGCCAAGGCAAAACATTGTTATTCAATCTGGCACCCCAAACCTTAGCCAACGAATTTTCAGGACCCGAGCTGTTGCACGGATAAACTGGGAGTTGAATTTTC
Proteins encoded in this window:
- a CDS encoding mucoidy inhibitor MuiA family protein, with the translated sequence MNAIRFVGAILAMQAGWLLAADPATAEGDSAKPVDSKITEVTVYADRAQVTRQGTATLGQEAAQYAFAKLPGWIDEGSIRVSLVPPDVGQVLDVQIHRTYLARASDEEFRKAEESVQEITDQIAALDDERAVLEAQTKQVDAMKLFSLEKLPKDSAVREVKPTEYQATVEFVTGSLRKVALAKRELEKKKRDLQPELNARQHRLEELRQRSQLEQRTVVVTASGRAGKAAMALAYMLPGATWEPVHELRASLDGRPVSVASYAVVRQTSGEDWNNVKLGLSSRGSTETMKIPELDALWVGGGRHVARVAKSSVDSFSLARKNFTAQNGLWFNANNNDAALQQEYADNQVLLIGNAGKMEQVFETLQQRGTTAHFPALSTQTIRTDGRPVRVPIGHTDLPAQQRILASPELSLNAARIADLTNSTRQPFLPGKVSLFLEGAFLGLTEVDFVAPGEPFSLYLGVADHLKLSRTLDKKRSELKRSGTRTKVTASFLVTVENFSDQPAVVQLSERVPVSENDEVKVSGIRISPDGKPDAKGLLHWELNLAAKQSREFRIEYNIEYPNDLTARKMPAQLNAPALHDQVKRLEKMF